In a single window of the uncultured Dysgonomonas sp. genome:
- a CDS encoding alpha-L-arabinofuranosidase C-terminal domain-containing protein: MKKASIYLLIILLFIPVFKTIASEPTSAYLFAYATDKNSNHNGLHFAWSVDKENWFPIGPEHSYVKCDYGRWGSEKKMFSPFLIQSPDGMWHCVWSMNERDGAFAGVSSPDLVYWGRQSYPLVMENGNCLSPEITYDNASKLYTVTWLSSGKQAYAVTTKDFKDYGSTKKVTGIANLRETAIISGKTETGTLHQVSWKVIDGLIKAQQLAAYKGILNAENSSTDKERFASLKSVDATITVDASKTKKISDLLLGMFFEDINYAADGGLYAELVQNRGFEYALSDKEGRDKNWNSYKAWSVTGDQAVFTIDSVSPIHPNNKYYAVLQVNQIGAGLANEGFDGIAVKAGEKYNFSVFARTAEAKKGKLTVRLTDKNGKVYGEATTKAISGDWKKYDAVITVSRTIADARLEVVPQMTGKVQLDMISLFPQKTFRGHKNGLREDLAQVIADMNPRFVRFPGGCVAHGDGLGNIYHWKNTIGTLESRKPQRNLWGYHQTAGLGYFEYFQFCEDLGAEPVPVVAAGVPCQNSAHHGCSLGGQQGGIPMSEMGSYIQDVLDLIEWANGDVNTTWGKKRAEAGHPKPFNLKYIGIGNEDIISDIFEERFTMIFNAVKEKYPEITVIGTVGPFYEGTDYVEGWGIADKLQVPMVDEHYYNPPGWYIHNQDFYDKYDRSKSKVYLGEYAAHLPGRPNNVETALAEALHLANVERNGDVVTMTSYAPLLAKEGHTQWNPDLIYFNNTEVKPTVGYYVQKLYGQHAGDEYLTSKMELSDNRDDVQKRIAKSIVRDSKTGDVIVKLVNMLPVEVNTKLDLTGISITNPVASRTLLTGTPDDKSAKPVSDSFNVGDSCKLPAYSFTVLRFKTN, from the coding sequence ATGAAAAAAGCAAGTATCTATCTCTTAATTATTTTACTCTTTATTCCTGTATTTAAAACAATTGCCAGTGAACCTACATCGGCTTATCTGTTCGCATATGCTACAGATAAAAATTCCAATCACAACGGACTGCACTTCGCATGGAGTGTAGACAAGGAAAACTGGTTTCCGATAGGCCCCGAACACAGTTATGTAAAATGTGACTACGGACGCTGGGGCTCTGAGAAAAAGATGTTCTCTCCGTTCCTCATTCAGTCTCCAGATGGCATGTGGCACTGCGTATGGAGTATGAACGAAAGAGACGGGGCATTTGCCGGCGTTTCATCTCCCGACCTTGTATATTGGGGGCGGCAATCCTACCCTCTGGTTATGGAAAACGGGAATTGCCTTTCACCTGAAATCACTTACGACAATGCGAGTAAGCTTTATACAGTCACTTGGTTAAGCTCAGGCAAGCAAGCCTATGCCGTTACCACGAAAGACTTTAAAGATTACGGTTCTACAAAAAAAGTTACAGGCATTGCCAATCTGCGTGAAACTGCAATTATATCCGGAAAAACTGAAACAGGGACATTACACCAAGTGTCGTGGAAGGTGATTGACGGACTGATAAAAGCGCAGCAATTAGCCGCCTATAAAGGTATATTGAATGCCGAAAATTCAAGCACTGACAAAGAGCGTTTTGCTTCGCTTAAATCGGTGGATGCAACCATTACTGTAGACGCTTCTAAAACGAAAAAGATAAGCGACCTGTTGTTAGGTATGTTTTTTGAAGATATAAACTATGCTGCCGACGGAGGCCTTTATGCAGAGCTTGTTCAGAACAGGGGTTTCGAATACGCATTGAGCGATAAGGAAGGACGCGACAAAAACTGGAACAGCTACAAAGCATGGAGCGTAACCGGTGATCAGGCTGTATTTACAATCGATTCTGTATCCCCTATCCATCCCAATAACAAGTATTATGCAGTGCTTCAGGTTAACCAGATCGGAGCCGGACTGGCAAATGAAGGATTCGATGGTATCGCGGTAAAAGCCGGAGAAAAATATAATTTCTCGGTATTTGCACGCACAGCAGAAGCAAAAAAAGGAAAACTAACTGTACGTCTGACAGATAAGAACGGAAAAGTTTATGGAGAAGCTACCACAAAAGCTATTTCCGGCGACTGGAAAAAATACGATGCTGTAATAACCGTCAGCCGAACTATAGCAGACGCAAGACTGGAGGTTGTACCGCAAATGACGGGTAAAGTGCAACTGGACATGATTTCCCTTTTCCCTCAGAAAACATTCAGAGGACATAAAAACGGATTGCGCGAAGACCTCGCTCAAGTTATTGCCGATATGAATCCTCGTTTTGTGCGCTTTCCCGGTGGTTGTGTGGCACATGGCGACGGATTGGGCAATATATACCATTGGAAGAATACAATAGGTACGCTCGAAAGCCGAAAACCTCAACGGAATCTGTGGGGATACCATCAGACAGCTGGATTGGGATATTTCGAATACTTCCAGTTCTGTGAGGATTTGGGTGCAGAGCCTGTTCCTGTAGTTGCGGCAGGCGTACCGTGCCAGAATTCGGCGCATCATGGTTGCTCTCTGGGTGGGCAACAAGGCGGAATACCGATGAGCGAAATGGGAAGTTATATACAGGATGTGCTAGACCTGATAGAATGGGCTAATGGCGATGTTAACACCACATGGGGTAAAAAACGCGCCGAAGCGGGTCATCCCAAACCATTCAACCTGAAATATATCGGGATAGGAAACGAAGACATTATTTCTGACATTTTCGAGGAACGTTTCACGATGATATTCAATGCTGTAAAAGAAAAATATCCGGAAATAACGGTGATAGGCACAGTGGGGCCTTTCTATGAGGGAACAGATTATGTGGAAGGCTGGGGTATCGCCGATAAGTTACAGGTACCGATGGTAGACGAGCATTATTACAATCCACCGGGATGGTATATCCACAATCAGGATTTTTATGACAAATATGACCGTTCGAAGTCGAAAGTATATCTGGGCGAATATGCCGCTCACCTTCCGGGCAGGCCGAATAATGTGGAAACAGCTTTGGCGGAAGCCCTTCATCTGGCTAACGTGGAACGTAACGGAGACGTAGTAACAATGACTTCTTATGCGCCATTGCTGGCAAAAGAAGGACATACACAATGGAATCCCGATCTGATATATTTCAACAATACAGAAGTGAAACCGACTGTGGGTTATTATGTACAGAAACTCTACGGACAGCATGCCGGAGATGAATACCTGACCAGTAAGATGGAACTTTCAGACAATCGGGATGACGTGCAAAAACGCATTGCAAAATCGATCGTGCGCGATAGCAAGACCGGAGATGTGATAGTCAAACTGGTGAATATGCTGCCTGTAGAAGTAAATACAAAATTAGACTTGACAGGCATCAGTATTACAAATCCGGTGGCTTCAAGAACTTTGCTTACAGGCACTCCTGACGACAAATCGGCAAAGCCTGTATCGGATAGTTTCAATGTGGGTGATAGCTGCAAATTACCGGCTTATTCATTTACTGTATTAAGGTTTAAGACAAATTAA
- a CDS encoding family 43 glycosylhydrolase — translation MKKNFIYLSLLFTALLTACGGSKSTDPRETTELRSPVIPGYFADPSIVQHEGKFYMYATADPWGAEFLSCWVSDDFQNWTFHQLNWPTKALCTSPTSNENNVWAPSVVKKGDTFYMYTSVGSEVWCGKAKHPLGPWENMMGDQPMLSFDTTRFYHVIDAEAFIDDDGKAYLYWGSGWDWINGHCYAAELNDDMHTFKTEPKEVTPSHYFEGPLMIKHDSKYYLTYSEGKTIDETYEVRYAVGDTPLGPFTEAKNSPVLKTADSLSVYGPGHHTIMSFEGKNYIVYHRHSLPFNTGTALRQICINELEFDGQNGQIKNITPYSVQSFPKLSQKEVAYIQPASVSASSEKEGYTAVKNLTDNDFSTLWKASETDESAWVKADFNPDTFIKTMEIRFEYPWKDYFIKVESSADGNTWETIADHTEKGISGSPVNIDINKKASFIRIVFTTSDKEPVPAIWDLFFY, via the coding sequence ATGAAGAAAAATTTTATTTACCTGTCATTATTGTTCACCGCTTTGCTCACTGCATGCGGAGGAAGTAAATCAACAGATCCCCGGGAAACGACAGAACTTCGCAGTCCGGTTATTCCCGGCTATTTTGCCGACCCTTCTATTGTTCAACATGAAGGCAAATTTTATATGTATGCTACGGCTGACCCTTGGGGAGCAGAATTCCTTTCGTGTTGGGTATCGGATGATTTTCAGAATTGGACATTTCATCAGCTAAACTGGCCTACCAAGGCACTGTGCACATCCCCTACATCGAATGAAAATAATGTATGGGCGCCATCGGTCGTAAAGAAAGGAGATACGTTCTACATGTACACATCGGTAGGCTCGGAAGTATGGTGTGGCAAGGCTAAACATCCTCTGGGGCCGTGGGAGAATATGATGGGCGACCAACCGATGCTATCGTTCGACACCACCCGTTTTTACCATGTAATAGATGCCGAAGCCTTCATCGACGATGACGGAAAAGCCTATCTTTACTGGGGTTCGGGCTGGGATTGGATAAACGGGCATTGCTATGCTGCCGAACTGAATGATGATATGCATACGTTCAAAACAGAGCCGAAAGAGGTTACCCCTTCCCATTATTTCGAAGGACCGCTAATGATAAAGCACGATTCGAAATATTATCTCACCTACTCGGAAGGGAAAACCATCGATGAAACTTATGAAGTAAGGTATGCAGTGGGCGACACGCCACTAGGCCCTTTCACCGAAGCAAAGAACAGCCCTGTTCTGAAAACAGCGGACAGCCTCAGTGTATATGGCCCGGGGCATCATACCATCATGTCATTCGAAGGAAAGAATTATATCGTATATCATCGCCATAGCCTTCCATTCAATACGGGAACTGCCCTCCGGCAAATCTGCATCAATGAGCTTGAGTTTGACGGACAGAACGGACAGATAAAGAATATCACGCCATATAGCGTACAGTCTTTTCCTAAACTTTCGCAGAAGGAAGTTGCCTATATCCAGCCTGCATCAGTATCGGCAAGTTCAGAGAAAGAAGGATATACTGCTGTAAAGAATTTGACGGATAACGATTTCAGCACCTTGTGGAAAGCTTCGGAAACAGATGAAAGCGCATGGGTAAAAGCAGATTTCAACCCTGATACTTTCATCAAAACAATGGAGATACGTTTCGAATATCCTTGGAAAGACTATTTCATAAAAGTAGAAAGTTCTGCGGACGGAAATACATGGGAGACCATTGCCGACCATACAGAGAAAGGAATATCAGGTTCGCCGGTAAATATAGATATCAACAAAAAGGCTTCATTTATACGGATCGTATTTACGACTTCCGACAAAGAGCCTGTTCCGGCTATCTGGGATCTGTTCTTTTATTAA
- a CDS encoding alpha/beta hydrolase family protein: MKSILIYLGLFSISAFASAQKSVVMTKTMKSEILGTEKEYTIYLPHDYDNSDKKYPVLYLLHGAWGNSHSWVEKGNIEEITNKSTGASEALAMIIVMPDARGIDEDFGGKNMGYFNVPDWRYEDYFFEELIPYIDENYRTIANKNNRAVAGLSMGGGGAIAYAQRHPSFFSSAVSLSGCVGYCSSENARKIDIDFDKSLGETDPTLFVQNITDEQTAELKTIKWYVDCGDDDYLYDGNIALYKAMREKGIPLEYRMKDGGHTWSYWQDSLPAVLLFCSINFLRN; encoded by the coding sequence ATGAAAAGTATTCTGATCTATCTCGGCCTATTTTCTATCTCGGCTTTTGCATCAGCACAAAAGAGTGTGGTGATGACTAAAACTATGAAGAGTGAAATTCTGGGTACAGAAAAGGAGTATACTATTTATTTACCCCACGATTATGATAATTCAGATAAAAAGTATCCGGTATTGTACCTTTTGCACGGAGCATGGGGAAATAGTCACTCTTGGGTAGAAAAGGGCAATATAGAAGAGATTACAAACAAAAGTACCGGGGCAAGCGAAGCACTTGCAATGATCATTGTAATGCCTGATGCGCGGGGAATAGACGAAGACTTCGGAGGCAAGAATATGGGATATTTCAATGTCCCCGACTGGAGATACGAAGATTATTTTTTTGAGGAACTGATACCCTATATCGACGAGAATTACAGAACGATTGCCAATAAAAACAATAGGGCTGTCGCTGGCCTTTCGATGGGAGGCGGAGGCGCCATTGCCTATGCGCAACGACATCCTTCGTTCTTTTCTTCGGCCGTTTCGTTAAGCGGGTGCGTCGGATACTGCTCCAGCGAGAATGCCCGTAAAATAGATATTGACTTTGATAAGTCTCTGGGAGAAACCGATCCTACGCTTTTCGTACAGAATATTACAGATGAACAAACAGCTGAATTGAAAACCATTAAATGGTATGTAGACTGCGGAGACGATGATTATCTCTATGACGGTAATATCGCACTATACAAAGCAATGCGGGAAAAAGGGATTCCACTGGAGTATAGAATGAAGGACGGCGGACACACATGGAGTTACTGGCAAGACTCCCTTCCGGCTGTTTTATTATTCTGCTCTATTAATTTTTTGAGAAATTGA
- a CDS encoding sodium-translocating pyrophosphatase has translation MKKLLILSLILFPVSLMASEADLKVPDLGSGYNLLLWGLLILLLGIAFGLVQYFNIKKLPAHQSMLNVSKTIFETCKTYLLQQGKFLFYLLLIISAVMLIYFGFLSNPEIVAKGEVGRATFLAFVLFWTILGILGSYGVAWYGIRINTLANSRTAFASLRKRPWDVVNIPLKAGMSVGVMLITVELIMMLVILLFVPGDMAGACLLGFAIGESLGASALRIAGGIFTKIADIGADLMKIVFNIKEDDPRNPGVIADCTGDNAGDSVGPTADGFETYGVTGVALISFIILAVLNVEYQAAFIVWIFVMRLMMLFTSILSYYINQGIATAKYKNLTKFDFEIPLTALIWITSVVSIAATYIASYFLLKEMPDGLWWKLASIISCGTFAAAVIPELTKAFTSSSSRHVKEVVTASREGGASLNILSGMVAGNFSAFWKGLTIALLMAVAYFISTQELGSIMSHPSIFAFGLVAFGLLGMGPVTIAVDSYGPVTDNAQSVFELSRIEHLPNISAEVKKDFGFEPDFEKGKEYLEENDSAGNTFKATAKPVLIGTAVIGATTMIFSIILVLEKLGLLNIDLIAAPVLLGFICGGSVVYWFSGASMQAVTTGAYRAVEYIKKHINLNKEEADIEDSKAVVKICTQYAQVGMWNIFLALLFITMAFAFIDPNFFVAYLISIAVFGLFQAIYMANAGGAWDNAKKIVEVELKERNTDLHAATVVGDTVGDPYKDTSSVALNPIIKFSTLFGLLAVEIAIEIPDYCKWVGLVFLAVALVFIYRSFYSMRIVKQ, from the coding sequence ATGAAGAAACTTTTAATCCTATCACTCATTTTATTTCCGGTGAGCCTGATGGCTAGTGAAGCAGACTTAAAAGTCCCTGATTTAGGAAGTGGTTATAACCTCCTGCTTTGGGGCCTTTTAATTCTGTTACTCGGCATTGCATTTGGCTTGGTGCAGTATTTCAACATTAAGAAGTTACCTGCACATCAATCGATGCTCAATGTATCGAAGACTATCTTTGAAACTTGCAAAACCTACCTGTTGCAGCAGGGTAAGTTTCTCTTCTATCTATTGCTGATTATCTCGGCAGTAATGCTTATCTACTTCGGATTTTTGTCTAATCCCGAAATCGTAGCAAAGGGAGAAGTCGGCAGAGCTACATTCCTTGCTTTTGTCCTCTTTTGGACAATATTGGGTATTCTCGGCTCGTATGGTGTAGCATGGTATGGCATCCGCATCAATACGTTGGCTAATTCCCGCACAGCATTCGCATCATTACGCAAACGTCCCTGGGATGTAGTGAATATCCCCCTGAAAGCAGGAATGAGTGTAGGAGTGATGCTTATTACCGTAGAGTTGATAATGATGCTTGTTATCCTCTTGTTTGTTCCCGGAGATATGGCCGGAGCCTGTTTACTCGGATTCGCTATCGGTGAATCCTTGGGTGCATCGGCACTCCGCATAGCAGGAGGAATCTTTACCAAGATAGCCGATATCGGAGCCGACCTGATGAAGATCGTATTCAATATAAAGGAAGACGATCCCCGTAATCCCGGTGTAATAGCGGATTGTACAGGAGATAATGCCGGCGATAGTGTAGGCCCTACAGCCGATGGTTTCGAAACATACGGTGTGACAGGAGTTGCTCTGATCTCATTTATCATATTGGCAGTATTGAATGTCGAATATCAGGCGGCCTTTATAGTTTGGATATTCGTTATGCGTCTGATGATGTTATTTACGTCCATCCTGTCTTACTATATCAATCAGGGGATTGCTACTGCTAAATATAAGAACTTAACCAAGTTCGACTTCGAAATACCTCTTACCGCCCTTATATGGATTACATCTGTCGTATCTATTGCGGCAACATATATTGCCAGCTACTTCTTACTGAAAGAAATGCCTGATGGCTTGTGGTGGAAACTAGCTTCTATTATCAGTTGCGGTACATTTGCCGCTGCTGTGATCCCTGAACTTACAAAGGCTTTTACCAGTTCATCGTCCCGCCATGTAAAAGAGGTGGTTACCGCTTCACGCGAAGGAGGAGCATCTTTGAATATCCTTTCGGGTATGGTAGCCGGTAATTTCAGCGCATTCTGGAAAGGGCTTACAATAGCATTGCTGATGGCTGTCGCTTACTTTATCTCTACTCAGGAACTGGGAAGTATAATGTCTCACCCTTCTATCTTTGCCTTCGGTCTGGTAGCTTTCGGCTTGCTGGGAATGGGGCCGGTTACTATTGCTGTAGATAGCTATGGACCTGTAACGGATAATGCACAGTCAGTATTCGAACTCTCCCGTATAGAACATTTACCCAACATATCGGCAGAAGTAAAGAAAGACTTTGGCTTCGAACCTGATTTCGAAAAGGGGAAAGAGTATCTGGAAGAGAATGATTCGGCTGGTAATACATTTAAGGCTACGGCTAAACCTGTACTTATCGGTACTGCCGTGATAGGTGCTACTACCATGATATTCTCAATTATTCTGGTACTGGAAAAACTCGGATTGCTCAACATTGATCTTATAGCTGCTCCTGTACTGCTGGGGTTCATCTGCGGAGGTTCCGTTGTTTACTGGTTCTCCGGCGCTTCTATGCAGGCTGTTACTACGGGTGCATACCGTGCAGTAGAGTATATCAAGAAGCATATCAATCTGAATAAGGAAGAGGCTGATATAGAGGATTCTAAGGCAGTGGTAAAGATCTGTACCCAGTATGCTCAGGTGGGAATGTGGAATATCTTCCTAGCCCTGCTATTCATCACGATGGCATTTGCCTTTATCGACCCTAACTTCTTTGTAGCATACCTTATCTCCATTGCTGTATTCGGCTTATTTCAGGCCATCTATATGGCAAATGCAGGCGGTGCATGGGATAATGCCAAGAAAATTGTAGAAGTAGAATTAAAAGAGCGTAATACCGACCTGCATGCTGCTACAGTAGTTGGCGACACTGTCGGTGACCCGTATAAAGATACATCGTCTGTTGCGTTGAATCCTATTATAAAATTCTCAACATTATTCGGATTGCTGGCAGTTGAGATTGCGATTGAGATTCCCGACTATTGCAAATGGGTTGGATTGGTATTCCTTGCCGTGGCATTAGTCTTTATTTACCGTTCGTTCTATTCCATGCGAATTGTAAAGCAATAA
- a CDS encoding glycoside hydrolase family 127 protein, protein MKKIVLSLFIAFLCTSHTIAQISTKIECFDLSDVRLLDSPFKHAEDLDKQYLQELKADRLLSPFLRESGLTPKAESYTNWENTGLDGHIGGHYLSALSLMYASTGDKQIKKRLDYMVSELKHCQDANGNGYIGGVPGGKAIWEEVANGNIRAGGFDLNGKWVPLYNIHKTYAGLRDAYLYANNDMAKEMLIKMTDWAINLVSKLSEEQIQDMLRSEHGGLNETFADVAAITGDKKYLKLAHQFSHQLVLNPLLNHEDKLTGMHANTQIPKVLGFKRIADVEGNESWSEASRFFWETVVERRSVSIGGNSVGEHFNPTNDFSRVIKSIEGPETCNTYNMLRLSKMLYQTSQDEKYMDYYERALYNHILSTQNPEQGGFVYFTQMRPGHYRVYSQPQTSFWCCVGSGIENHAKYGEMIYAHTDNELYVNLFIPSRLNWKEKKVEVIQENAFPDEAKTQLTINSEKTTAFTLKLRYPAWVEKGAVRVTVNGKDYPVSQDPASYISIDRKWKKGDKVVMEMPMRITVEQLPDKSNYYSIFYGPITLAAKTGTEDMTGLYADDSRGGHIAHGKQIPMKDMPIIVSDPERIASLVKPVQGKPLTFHLSGLYPEKYAAGLELIPFFRLHESRYIIYWPQATAEGVKEIQQKIEDEERERIKLDGITADKVVCGEQQPESDHFIQSDKSNTGFIDDIHWREAKGWFSYQLKNAGKNANHLYLKYFDRDQNRNFDVLINDQKVASMSLKGDGGDSLFTSTYPVPESEKGKEILEVKIVAVPNSVTTKIAEVRILSEDYKH, encoded by the coding sequence ATGAAAAAAATAGTACTTAGTTTATTTATTGCATTTTTGTGTACCAGCCATACAATTGCGCAAATCTCAACGAAAATTGAATGTTTCGATTTGAGTGATGTAAGATTACTGGATAGTCCATTCAAGCATGCGGAAGACCTGGATAAACAATACCTGCAGGAGCTGAAAGCTGACAGGCTCCTCTCCCCCTTCCTGCGCGAATCGGGACTGACACCGAAAGCCGAAAGCTATACCAACTGGGAAAATACCGGACTGGACGGGCATATCGGAGGTCATTATCTCTCGGCATTATCATTGATGTATGCATCGACGGGCGACAAACAGATAAAAAAGCGACTCGACTATATGGTTAGCGAACTTAAACACTGTCAGGATGCAAACGGCAACGGCTATATAGGAGGCGTTCCGGGAGGAAAAGCAATCTGGGAAGAAGTAGCAAACGGAAATATCAGAGCCGGAGGTTTTGACCTTAACGGCAAATGGGTTCCATTGTACAATATCCATAAGACCTATGCCGGGCTGCGTGATGCTTACCTCTATGCAAATAACGATATGGCAAAGGAGATGCTGATAAAAATGACCGACTGGGCTATCAATCTGGTCTCGAAACTATCGGAAGAACAAATACAGGATATGCTTCGCAGTGAACATGGCGGACTGAATGAGACATTTGCCGATGTAGCCGCGATAACAGGCGATAAGAAATACCTGAAACTGGCACATCAGTTTTCACATCAACTGGTGCTTAATCCTCTGCTCAACCACGAAGACAAACTGACCGGGATGCATGCCAATACACAGATACCGAAGGTACTTGGATTTAAACGCATAGCCGATGTAGAAGGTAACGAATCATGGTCGGAAGCTTCGCGTTTTTTCTGGGAAACAGTTGTAGAACGTCGTTCGGTAAGTATCGGAGGCAACAGCGTGGGAGAACATTTCAACCCTACGAATGATTTTTCGAGAGTGATAAAGAGTATCGAAGGTCCTGAAACATGTAATACATACAATATGTTGCGCCTGTCGAAAATGCTTTATCAAACGTCGCAGGATGAGAAGTATATGGACTATTACGAAAGGGCATTATACAACCATATCCTTTCTACCCAGAATCCCGAACAGGGCGGATTTGTTTACTTCACCCAGATGCGTCCGGGGCACTACCGGGTATATTCCCAGCCCCAGACAAGTTTCTGGTGCTGTGTGGGTTCGGGGATAGAAAACCATGCCAAGTACGGAGAAATGATTTATGCCCATACAGACAATGAATTGTATGTGAATCTATTCATTCCTTCGAGATTAAATTGGAAAGAGAAAAAGGTTGAAGTGATACAGGAAAATGCATTTCCCGATGAAGCTAAGACCCAACTGACCATCAACTCTGAAAAGACAACTGCTTTCACCTTAAAGCTACGCTATCCGGCATGGGTAGAAAAGGGTGCTGTGAGAGTGACTGTCAATGGTAAAGATTATCCTGTATCGCAAGATCCGGCAAGTTATATATCTATCGACCGCAAATGGAAAAAGGGAGATAAGGTAGTAATGGAAATGCCTATGCGGATAACAGTAGAGCAATTGCCTGACAAATCGAACTATTACTCTATCTTCTACGGCCCGATAACCCTTGCCGCAAAAACAGGAACAGAGGATATGACAGGATTATATGCCGACGACAGCCGAGGCGGACACATTGCCCACGGCAAACAAATACCGATGAAAGATATGCCGATTATCGTAAGTGATCCGGAAAGAATAGCCTCATTAGTAAAACCCGTACAGGGAAAGCCTTTGACATTCCATCTATCGGGACTATATCCTGAGAAATATGCGGCAGGGCTGGAACTTATACCGTTCTTCCGCTTGCATGAGTCGCGCTATATCATCTACTGGCCACAGGCAACAGCTGAAGGCGTGAAAGAGATACAGCAGAAAATAGAAGACGAGGAGAGGGAAAGAATCAAGTTGGATGGTATCACAGCCGACAAGGTAGTCTGCGGAGAACAACAACCTGAATCAGATCATTTTATACAATCAGACAAGTCGAATACAGGCTTTATCGATGATATACACTGGCGCGAAGCAAAGGGCTGGTTCAGTTATCAGTTGAAGAATGCGGGTAAGAATGCCAATCACCTGTATCTGAAATATTTTGACCGTGACCAGAACCGTAATTTCGATGTCTTGATTAATGATCAGAAAGTAGCTTCAATGAGCCTGAAAGGTGATGGAGGAGATAGCTTATTTACTTCTACATACCCTGTTCCCGAAAGCGAAAAAGGTAAAGAAATACTCGAAGTGAAAATAGTGGCTGTACCAAATAGTGTGACAACCAAGATAGCAGAAGTGAGGATATTATCGGAGGATTATAAACACTGA